In one window of Fibrobacter sp. UBA4297 DNA:
- a CDS encoding PDZ domain-containing protein produces MKKILAFCIFSLLFFTGCATTAFENNYNPWHKEGYYPKEAYLKDGQEPKIIKTNNIEEQYRDIASQWYWCLGSSFFNDDEINEYEVNAALKKLSKKEKATIALWTDEYTGSSGVMSYAITSTIAYTEQINQYNYSAFLFIPIPYKNRQAYTPGIAVSELSQHDREIYQQNTGALINIVYKNTTAYYANLIHGDIITNINGKRINSPEDYFDVLEKSKIGDIWNITFVRNGQERHVEIPFKL; encoded by the coding sequence ATGAAAAAAATCTTAGCTTTCTGCATTTTCAGCTTACTCTTTTTCACAGGTTGCGCCACAACAGCGTTCGAAAACAACTATAATCCTTGGCATAAAGAAGGATATTACCCCAAAGAAGCTTATCTTAAAGATGGACAAGAACCTAAAATAATCAAAACAAATAATATAGAGGAACAATATAGAGACATCGCATCACAATGGTATTGGTGTTTAGGTTCTTCATTCTTCAACGATGATGAAATCAACGAATATGAAGTTAATGCGGCATTAAAGAAGCTCAGCAAAAAAGAAAAAGCAACAATCGCATTATGGACTGACGAATATACAGGTTCAAGTGGAGTGATGTCCTACGCAATAACCTCCACAATAGCATACACAGAGCAAATAAATCAATACAATTATTCAGCTTTTCTATTCATTCCTATTCCCTATAAAAATAGACAAGCTTATACACCAGGAATTGCGGTATCTGAACTATCACAACACGATCGTGAAATTTATCAGCAAAACACCGGAGCCTTAATCAATATTGTATATAAAAACACGACCGCATATTACGCCAATTTAATTCATGGCGATATAATCACAAACATAAACGGGAAAAGAATTAATTCTCCAGAAGATTATTTTGACGTTTTAGAAAAATCAAAAATAGGTGATATTTGGAACATAACATTCGTTAGAAATGGACAAGAAAGACACGTTGAAATACCATTTAAGCTTTAA
- the trpA gene encoding tryptophan synthase subunit alpha gives MSHLIAGFPDAETSIAIADALVKGGANILEIQLAFSDPSADGPAIQTASTIALEKGYSTKQGLAIVKQIHERHPETPIYIMTYGSLAFTPGVENFVKMCKDAGVSACIIPDLPFDCDEGLTEACKKHGLENIPVAAPSMTKERLETMASKGFKYIYAALRAGTTGSETTIDQATLDFIDTVGKGGAKVLGGFGIRNGEQSKVLSKHVYAVVAGSVFVNIVLSNADTAEGRAKAIAEIEAKAKEIAGK, from the coding sequence ATGTCTCATCTCATTGCCGGGTTTCCGGACGCTGAAACTTCTATCGCCATCGCCGACGCACTTGTGAAGGGTGGTGCAAACATCCTTGAAATTCAGCTCGCCTTCAGCGACCCGAGCGCAGACGGTCCGGCCATCCAGACCGCCTCCACCATCGCTCTCGAAAAGGGCTATTCCACCAAGCAGGGTCTCGCCATCGTGAAGCAGATTCACGAACGCCACCCCGAAACGCCGATCTACATCATGACTTACGGCTCCCTCGCCTTTACGCCGGGTGTAGAAAACTTTGTCAAGATGTGCAAGGACGCAGGCGTTTCTGCATGTATCATTCCGGACCTGCCGTTCGATTGCGATGAAGGCCTCACCGAAGCTTGCAAGAAGCATGGCCTCGAAAACATCCCGGTGGCGGCCCCAAGCATGACCAAAGAACGCCTTGAAACGATGGCATCCAAGGGCTTCAAGTACATCTACGCAGCACTCCGCGCAGGTACAACCGGCAGCGAAACCACCATTGACCAGGCAACGCTTGACTTTATCGACACCGTCGGTAAGGGTGGCGCGAAGGTGCTCGGCGGCTTCGGTATCCGCAACGGCGAACAGTCCAAGGTGCTCTCTAAGCATGTGTACGCCGTGGTCGCAGGTTCCGTGTTCGTGAATATTGTGCTCAGCAACGCAGACACCGCCGAAGGCCGCGCAAAAGCCATCGCCGAAATCGAAGCAAAAGCCAAGGAAATCGCCGGGAAGTAA
- a CDS encoding fibrobacter succinogenes major paralogous domain-containing protein, producing the protein MSVKSTSQKVLFKLLNWLLGAATFACVACDSNSTISFSDESIYDAEKNTLIDLRDGQVYRTTTIAPEGTGYSKVWMAQNLNYRYNLKSVNGGVADTSSYCVYNDPEKCKTLGRLYTWPAAMDSAALFSTDGKGCGYTRDCKASEVVRGVCPKGWHLPSMEEFEALLNAVGGSSIAALKLKATHGWTENGNGADAFGFAAMPAGFRDANGHFGFQDSSAYFGSTTEVYFANSYFMDMYFRNNSADIPGDNKDIAFSVRCVKN; encoded by the coding sequence ATGTCTGTAAAATCTACGTCCCAAAAGGTTCTTTTTAAGCTTCTGAATTGGTTGCTTGGTGCCGCAACTTTTGCTTGCGTTGCCTGTGACAGTAATTCTACGATTTCCTTCAGCGATGAAAGCATTTACGATGCTGAGAAAAATACATTAATCGATCTACGTGACGGACAAGTTTACCGTACTACGACTATAGCTCCCGAAGGAACGGGCTATTCCAAAGTATGGATGGCACAAAATTTGAATTACCGCTATAATTTGAAGTCCGTTAATGGAGGTGTCGCCGATACATCAAGTTATTGCGTCTATAACGATCCGGAGAAATGCAAAACGTTGGGGAGGCTTTATACATGGCCTGCCGCTATGGACAGTGCCGCTTTATTCAGTACCGATGGCAAAGGCTGCGGTTATACGAGGGACTGCAAAGCAAGCGAGGTCGTTCGCGGTGTATGCCCTAAAGGTTGGCACCTCCCTAGCATGGAAGAATTCGAAGCTTTGCTAAATGCGGTGGGTGGCAGTTCTATTGCTGCGTTGAAACTAAAAGCAACTCATGGCTGGACTGAAAACGGCAACGGTGCGGATGCGTTTGGATTTGCGGCGATGCCGGCTGGTTTCAGGGATGCTAATGGGCATTTCGGATTTCAGGATAGCAGTGCGTATTTTGGGAGTACGACTGAAGTCTATTTTGCCAATTCTTATTTCATGGATATGTATTTCCGAAACAACTCTGCGGATATCCCTGGCGATAACAAGGATATTGCATTTTCTGTCCGCTGTGTGAAAAATTGA
- the trpB gene encoding tryptophan synthase subunit beta — translation MTSTTSNNGFFDKFGGKYVAEIIRRPLDDLEAAFNKYIHDPEFLEELHIIQRDYIGRETPLYFAPTATKLLGGAQIYIKLEGLANTGAHKINNAIGQCLLAKKMGKTRIIAETGAGQHGLATAAACAKLGLECVVYMGEVDVRRQQPNVATMEMYGAKVVPVTSGSRTLKDAVNEAMRDWATNFKNTHYVLGSALGPAPFPDIVRTFQSIIGEEVKRQAAERNIDIAAVVACVGGGSNSIGVFTPFINDANVRLIGAEAGGIGPNVGENAARMTGNASREGIVQGYKSRFLIDEDGQSMPTRSISAGLDYMGIGPQLAALGESGRVEFTAILDKEALEAVKFFARNEGILFALESAHAGAAAMKIAKELPKDKALVINMSGRGDKDIFITSPVFRPEKWKEFLKAELKRLDNNEDIHDAEIMNK, via the coding sequence ATGACCTCTACAACTTCTAACAACGGTTTCTTTGACAAGTTCGGCGGCAAGTACGTTGCCGAAATCATCCGCCGCCCGCTCGACGACCTCGAAGCGGCATTCAACAAGTACATTCACGATCCGGAATTCCTCGAAGAACTCCACATCATCCAGCGCGACTACATCGGCCGCGAAACTCCGCTGTACTTTGCCCCGACGGCAACCAAGCTTTTGGGCGGTGCGCAGATTTACATCAAGCTCGAAGGCCTCGCCAACACAGGCGCCCACAAAATCAACAACGCTATCGGCCAGTGCCTACTTGCAAAGAAAATGGGCAAGACCCGCATCATCGCCGAAACAGGCGCCGGTCAGCACGGGCTCGCCACTGCCGCCGCTTGCGCCAAGCTCGGCCTTGAATGCGTTGTCTATATGGGCGAAGTGGATGTGCGCCGTCAGCAGCCGAACGTTGCCACCATGGAAATGTACGGCGCAAAGGTTGTGCCGGTCACGAGCGGTAGCCGCACGCTCAAGGATGCCGTGAACGAGGCGATGCGCGACTGGGCAACGAACTTTAAGAACACTCATTACGTGCTCGGTTCCGCTCTCGGCCCAGCCCCGTTCCCGGATATCGTTCGCACGTTCCAGTCCATAATCGGCGAAGAAGTCAAGCGCCAAGCCGCAGAACGCAACATCGACATCGCAGCCGTTGTCGCTTGCGTCGGAGGCGGTAGCAATTCCATCGGCGTGTTTACGCCGTTCATCAACGATGCGAATGTGCGCCTGATTGGTGCAGAAGCCGGAGGCATTGGCCCGAACGTCGGCGAAAACGCAGCCCGCATGACGGGTAACGCCAGCCGCGAAGGCATTGTGCAGGGTTACAAGAGCCGCTTCCTCATTGACGAAGACGGTCAATCCATGCCGACGCGCTCCATTTCGGCAGGCCTCGACTACATGGGCATTGGCCCGCAGCTCGCCGCCCTCGGCGAATCGGGCCGCGTGGAATTCACCGCGATTCTCGACAAGGAAGCTCTTGAAGCCGTCAAGTTCTTTGCCCGTAACGAAGGCATTTTGTTTGCCCTCGAAAGCGCTCACGCCGGTGCAGCCGCTATGAAGATTGCGAAGGAACTCCCGAAAGACAAGGCGCTCGTCATCAACATGAGTGGCCGCGGTGACAAGGACATCTTTATCACGAGCCCCGTGTTCCGCCCCGAAAAGTGGAAGGAATTCCTGAAGGCCGAACTCAAACGCCTCGACAACAACGAAGACATCCACGACGCGGAGATAATGAATAAGTAG
- a CDS encoding DHH family phosphoesterase — translation MNKQTLFNNIISICLSGALFCACGDSTSSDSNNEGEEFKNTVNALDWGSDTTFVIGHKTPDVDAVTSAMSYAALMRALGHNAVAKIVSPINRETAYIAEKFGFKIPEQMSSVKAGTRLILTDHAESAQSVEGVKEAKILQIIDHHIPGDLDEKITSDTYVNRQMIGSTCTIIWDLYKKADVKIDNDMAKILLAGILSDTRNLTKVASSALDSSAWKSLIEQLKLSPDSVAKLSREMDDASHDYYGMTDKEIFLSDYKDYEIEGVKIGIASNDWYVDSTKKDFFKRLAAVMPEIAKEKKRDILFAKVDGHDPNPDSETAAETPFIESGSYTIIYASDDYEATAKEIAESAFGELFSEGVYFSAEKISRKSLMVPKITEYLEGKKK, via the coding sequence ATGAACAAACAAACTCTTTTCAACAACATCATATCCATCTGTCTCTCGGGCGCTCTTTTCTGCGCTTGCGGCGACAGCACTTCTTCTGACTCCAACAACGAAGGAGAAGAATTCAAAAACACCGTCAACGCCTTGGACTGGGGTTCCGACACCACATTCGTCATCGGGCACAAGACTCCTGATGTCGATGCAGTCACTTCGGCTATGAGTTATGCAGCACTCATGCGAGCTTTGGGGCACAACGCCGTAGCCAAAATCGTAAGTCCAATCAATCGCGAAACGGCTTACATCGCCGAGAAATTCGGATTCAAAATTCCTGAACAGATGTCGTCTGTAAAAGCCGGTACGCGTCTCATCCTCACCGACCACGCCGAATCCGCGCAGTCCGTCGAAGGAGTCAAAGAGGCTAAGATTCTCCAGATTATCGACCACCACATTCCTGGCGACCTTGATGAAAAAATCACCTCCGACACTTACGTGAACCGTCAAATGATCGGTTCCACCTGCACCATCATTTGGGATCTCTACAAAAAGGCCGACGTCAAAATCGATAACGACATGGCCAAGATTCTTTTGGCAGGCATCCTTTCTGACACGCGCAACTTGACCAAAGTCGCATCCTCGGCTTTAGATTCGTCTGCATGGAAAAGCCTCATCGAACAGCTCAAGCTTTCCCCCGATAGCGTCGCCAAGCTCTCCCGCGAAATGGACGATGCGTCGCACGATTACTACGGCATGACAGACAAAGAAATTTTCCTCTCCGACTACAAGGATTACGAAATCGAAGGCGTCAAAATTGGAATCGCAAGCAACGACTGGTATGTCGATTCGACCAAGAAGGATTTCTTTAAACGTCTCGCCGCCGTGATGCCCGAAATTGCCAAAGAAAAGAAGCGCGACATTCTCTTTGCCAAGGTTGACGGACACGACCCGAATCCGGATTCGGAGACCGCGGCCGAAACACCGTTCATCGAATCGGGTTCCTACACCATCATCTACGCTTCAGATGATTACGAAGCCACGGCTAAAGAAATCGCCGAAAGTGCATTTGGAGAACTTTTCAGCGAAGGCGTTTACTTCTCCGCCGAAAAAATCAGCCGCAAGTCGCTGATGGTCCCAAAAATCACGGAATACCTCGAAGGCAAGAAAAAATAA
- the epsC gene encoding serine O-acetyltransferase EpsC: MHELIQESEVEKAVQIIFDDYNRGKHIDNIDIYNRPDQAEIQTILQNLIRVVYPGHFRDRTHKIYNPKNSFAVLIEDTFYHLHKQVAIALDYCKLRGSMTSDERKIESYRICKEFFAKIPQIREFLETDLHAAFDGDPAAGCLDEIILAYPGLMATTIYRIAHELYLLHVPVLPRLMTEYAHSKTGIDIHPGATIGKYFFIDHGTGIVIGETAVIGKNVKIYQGVTLGALSTRGGQKLSGKKRHPTIQDNVTIYAGASILGGETIIGENAVIGGNAFITNSVDPNTRVSLKNLEMDYVTTGSKHKTKELQQSDEWYYII; the protein is encoded by the coding sequence ATGCACGAACTTATCCAAGAATCTGAAGTTGAAAAAGCCGTACAAATTATTTTCGACGATTACAATCGCGGCAAGCATATCGACAACATCGATATTTACAATCGACCCGACCAGGCCGAGATCCAGACGATTTTGCAGAATTTAATCCGAGTTGTTTATCCAGGACACTTCAGGGATCGTACGCATAAAATTTACAATCCCAAAAACAGCTTTGCGGTTCTCATCGAAGACACATTTTACCACCTTCACAAACAGGTGGCGATTGCGCTTGATTACTGCAAGTTGCGCGGTTCCATGACATCCGATGAACGCAAGATTGAAAGTTATAGAATTTGTAAGGAATTTTTCGCCAAGATTCCGCAAATTCGCGAATTCTTGGAAACCGATTTACACGCCGCTTTTGACGGCGACCCTGCTGCCGGCTGCCTTGACGAGATTATCCTCGCCTACCCCGGCCTCATGGCGACAACCATTTACCGCATCGCCCACGAACTTTATCTTTTGCACGTTCCGGTTCTCCCGCGACTCATGACCGAATATGCCCATTCCAAAACAGGCATCGACATCCATCCAGGTGCAACCATCGGCAAATACTTCTTTATTGATCATGGCACAGGCATTGTGATTGGCGAAACCGCCGTCATCGGCAAGAATGTGAAGATTTACCAAGGCGTAACTCTAGGCGCACTTTCAACTCGCGGCGGTCAGAAACTTTCCGGCAAAAAGCGCCACCCGACCATTCAAGACAACGTTACCATTTACGCTGGAGCATCAATTCTCGGCGGAGAAACTATCATTGGTGAAAATGCGGTCATCGGTGGCAACGCTTTTATTACAAATTCCGTCGACCCCAACACACGCGTAAGCTTAAAGAACCTAGAAATGGATTACGTCACCACAGGCAGCAAGCACAAGACCAAGGAACTCCAGCAAAGTGACGAATGGTACTATATTATTTAG
- a CDS encoding pectate lyase family protein, which translates to MTNLFSKSIRAVATFAAMVVTTTAVPAFAVTSPDFPMAGFATQNGGTTGGKGYSEVTVDNVSDLKSYAKAGNKIIYVKPGTYMGPVEVGSNVTIYGYQGAIIAQPASGSAMKLSGSKNVIIRNLKFKGVGAHDDDDEDCLQVNHESKNVWIDHVDVYDGHDGNLDITNASDFVTISWTKFSYTSASTGHQFSNLIGNSKTKTSDRGHLNVTIHHTWWADGVVERMPRVRFGKVHVANNLFDSKNASYCVRAAIEADIRIERNVFIGVQKALDLYTSDGAITAAQMIENYEENVKKPQSGTGTAFKPSYSMSLTDVSTQAKAYALRDSIKLYAGATLPDPGASGTVTPASSSSAKSSSSVASSSSAKSSSSVAPASCSSVVRSSSSQAVSSSSQGIVAGEASLTKHGSGSTKQEVKQGASVEEFYFTVAGATGATVTGLPEGVVGTMKESDFYISGAVAQNADVGEYKFTVTTTGAATNATKSGTITVVSASGTVAESSSSNVDSSSSSEQSTTSLGVVAIAPHFNITVNGRVLTVQGTTQDAYLLDAQGRLITKVQSLGGESSITVPRAGMYLLRVGHETRRITVR; encoded by the coding sequence ATGACTAATTTATTCTCTAAATCGATTCGTGCTGTAGCAACATTTGCTGCTATGGTTGTGACTACAACTGCGGTTCCTGCGTTTGCGGTGACATCGCCTGATTTTCCGATGGCGGGTTTTGCCACGCAGAATGGCGGCACCACGGGCGGTAAGGGCTATTCCGAGGTCACAGTTGATAATGTGAGTGACCTCAAGAGTTATGCCAAGGCGGGCAACAAGATTATTTACGTGAAGCCCGGTACGTACATGGGCCCGGTGGAAGTCGGTAGCAACGTGACGATTTACGGTTACCAGGGCGCCATCATCGCGCAGCCCGCTTCGGGCAGTGCCATGAAACTGAGCGGTTCGAAGAACGTCATCATCCGCAACCTGAAATTCAAGGGTGTGGGTGCGCACGACGACGATGACGAGGATTGCCTCCAGGTGAATCACGAATCGAAGAACGTGTGGATTGACCACGTGGATGTCTACGACGGTCACGACGGCAACTTGGATATTACAAACGCCTCGGACTTTGTGACGATTTCGTGGACCAAGTTCAGCTACACTTCGGCATCGACCGGCCACCAGTTCAGCAACCTGATTGGCAACAGCAAGACAAAGACGAGCGACCGCGGACACCTGAATGTGACGATTCACCATACGTGGTGGGCGGATGGTGTGGTTGAACGCATGCCTCGTGTGCGTTTTGGCAAGGTTCATGTGGCGAACAATCTCTTCGACAGCAAGAATGCGAGCTATTGCGTGCGAGCCGCTATCGAGGCGGACATCCGCATCGAAAGGAATGTGTTCATTGGCGTGCAGAAGGCGCTTGACTTGTACACGAGTGATGGAGCCATCACGGCGGCGCAGATGATCGAGAATTACGAAGAGAATGTGAAGAAGCCGCAGTCGGGCACGGGCACGGCGTTCAAGCCGAGCTATTCCATGAGCCTCACCGACGTGAGCACGCAGGCGAAGGCGTATGCTCTGCGCGATTCCATTAAGTTGTACGCAGGCGCGACACTCCCGGATCCGGGTGCATCGGGTACGGTGACTCCGGCAAGTTCGAGCTCGGCAAAATCAAGCAGCAGTGTTGCGTCCAGTTCGTCCGCGAAGTCGAGCTCCAGCGTGGCTCCTGCATCTTGTTCTAGTGTGGTGCGATCTAGTTCTTCTCAGGCGGTTTCGAGCTCCTCGCAGGGGATTGTTGCGGGCGAGGCAAGCCTTACAAAGCATGGCTCGGGTAGCACCAAGCAGGAAGTAAAGCAAGGTGCTTCTGTCGAAGAATTTTACTTTACTGTCGCTGGCGCCACGGGAGCTACAGTGACGGGGCTTCCCGAAGGCGTTGTGGGCACAATGAAGGAAAGTGATTTTTACATCTCTGGCGCGGTAGCTCAAAATGCTGATGTGGGTGAGTACAAGTTTACTGTGACAACGACCGGAGCTGCAACAAATGCAACTAAGAGCGGAACTATTACAGTTGTTTCAGCAAGTGGGACTGTTGCGGAATCTAGTTCTAGCAACGTTGATTCGAGCTCTAGCTCGGAACAAAGCACGACTTCGTTGGGTGTTGTTGCGATTGCTCCGCATTTTAATATCACTGTCAACGGTCGAGTTCTTACTGTACAAGGAACAACGCAGGATGCGTATCTCCTGGATGCTCAGGGAAGGCTGATTACAAAAGTTCAGTCTTTGGGTGGCGAAAGCTCGATAACCGTTCCTCGTGCGGGCATGTACCTCTTGCGAGTCGGTCATGAAACGCGACGCATAACTGTTCGATAA
- a CDS encoding YbjQ family protein — protein MKLYTTDFITGKEIETLQMVRGSVVFSKNVVRDVFAGLKTLVGGEIAGYTEMLNDARNIAIGRMISEATSIGADAIVNVRFATASVMAGSAEIIAYGTAVKFK, from the coding sequence ATGAAACTTTATACAACAGATTTTATTACGGGCAAAGAAATAGAAACTCTTCAAATGGTAAGAGGGAGCGTGGTTTTTAGCAAGAATGTGGTGCGCGACGTGTTTGCCGGGCTCAAGACTCTTGTAGGTGGAGAAATTGCAGGCTATACCGAAATGCTTAACGATGCTCGCAATATAGCCATTGGACGTATGATTAGCGAAGCGACTTCTATCGGTGCTGATGCAATCGTAAACGTGCGTTTTGCTACAGCCTCGGTGATGGCTGGCTCCGCTGAAATCATTGCTTACGGAACTGCCGTAAAATTCAAATAA
- a CDS encoding bifunctional indole-3-glycerol phosphate synthase/phosphoribosylanthranilate isomerase, whose protein sequence is MSEDILQKIVRMRREDINRLGLNFDIEIPEARRVGHTEFLGNAGAILEVKRASPSKGDIAPDLNPVELATTYAEAHAQAVSVLTEMNFFKGTLRDLIAVADLMERRRQQGLHTCAVLRKDFLLFEDEIDIAYRCGADAVLLIARILDDAQLVKMAQRAQKFGIQAFVEVREADDFRKLAVVTAALGDAAAKTIVAGVNSRDLATFHTDPLIPASVRSKLPAKAVFESGILSAADATYARNLGFTGILVGEAVAKNPPLAKDVVSAFESGCENARGLFWKKLAERKFANNETRAASSQDARRPLVKICGITREEDGLLAAELGADMLGFVFSTTKRLTTEEFVRSFKNRLPRLSEARNDVACHPEPFDKLRDLNKVGEPVEPLLVGVITDPNSIEGKTAIKLACEGVLDAVQFHGIAPHEAGNATLPYYCAARVGAPEDFDYVASLRKNGEPRILLDAKVEGIPGGTGKTIPESLLREKAGDIPLWLAGGITPENVGTIVEKFHPELIDVSSGVEDAPGIKNSEKLKALFAEFAAK, encoded by the coding sequence ATGAGCGAAGACATCTTGCAAAAAATCGTGCGCATGCGCCGCGAAGACATCAATAGACTCGGGCTGAATTTTGACATAGAAATTCCCGAAGCACGCCGCGTCGGTCATACAGAATTTCTGGGCAACGCAGGTGCCATCCTAGAGGTCAAGAGGGCTTCGCCATCCAAGGGAGACATCGCACCGGACCTGAATCCAGTGGAACTCGCCACGACTTATGCCGAAGCACACGCTCAAGCCGTTTCCGTGCTGACCGAAATGAACTTTTTCAAGGGAACGCTGCGCGACCTGATTGCCGTAGCAGACTTGATGGAACGTCGCCGTCAACAGGGCCTGCACACGTGCGCCGTTCTCCGCAAAGATTTCCTTTTATTCGAAGACGAAATTGACATCGCTTACCGCTGTGGCGCCGATGCCGTACTTTTGATTGCAAGAATTTTAGACGACGCCCAACTCGTAAAGATGGCACAGCGCGCGCAGAAGTTCGGCATTCAGGCATTCGTTGAAGTCCGCGAAGCTGACGATTTCCGCAAGCTTGCCGTTGTGACAGCCGCTCTCGGTGATGCTGCAGCCAAGACGATCGTCGCAGGCGTCAATTCCCGCGACCTCGCCACGTTCCACACGGACCCGCTGATTCCGGCAAGCGTCCGTAGCAAGCTCCCCGCCAAAGCCGTTTTTGAATCAGGCATTTTAAGTGCCGCCGATGCGACATACGCCCGCAATCTCGGCTTTACGGGCATTCTCGTCGGCGAAGCCGTCGCCAAGAATCCACCGCTCGCAAAAGACGTTGTGAGCGCCTTCGAAAGCGGATGCGAAAATGCCCGCGGTCTGTTCTGGAAGAAACTCGCCGAACGCAAGTTTGCCAATAACGAGACGCGCGCAGCCTCATCACAAGATGCGCGCCGCCCGCTCGTGAAAATCTGCGGCATCACCCGCGAAGAAGACGGTCTCCTCGCCGCAGAACTCGGCGCCGACATGCTCGGTTTCGTGTTCAGCACCACCAAGAGACTCACCACCGAGGAATTCGTGCGGTCCTTTAAAAATAGATTGCCGCGCCTCTCCGAGGCACGCAATGACGTAGCGTGTCATCCTGAGCCCTTCGACAAGCTCAGGGACCTAAATAAGGTTGGTGAGCCTGTCGAACCACTACTCGTTGGCGTGATTACCGACCCGAATTCCATCGAAGGCAAAACCGCCATCAAGCTCGCATGCGAAGGCGTGCTCGATGCCGTACAGTTCCACGGAATCGCCCCGCACGAAGCCGGCAACGCAACCCTTCCCTACTACTGCGCAGCCCGCGTAGGCGCCCCCGAAGATTTCGATTACGTCGCAAGTCTCCGCAAAAACGGCGAGCCCCGCATTTTGCTGGACGCCAAGGTCGAAGGCATCCCCGGCGGCACCGGCAAAACCATCCCCGAATCGCTCCTCCGCGAAAAAGCCGGCGACATTCCGCTTTGGCTCGCAGGCGGCATCACACCCGAAAACGTGGGCACGATTGTCGAAAAATTCCACCCCGAACTCATAGACGTATCTAGCGGCGTCGAAGACGCCCCCGGAATCAAAAACAGCGAAAAGTTGAAAGCGCTGTTTGCGGAATTCGCTGCAAAATAG